A genomic segment from Nicotiana sylvestris chromosome 1, ASM39365v2, whole genome shotgun sequence encodes:
- the LOC104236122 gene encoding putative UDP-rhamnose:rhamnosyltransferase 1: MATKNYHVMVFPWLAFGHMLPFLELSKKLAAKGTRVSFVSTPKNLQRLPPVHSSLGDKIKMLEIPLPSVDGLPVNCEATVDLQPEEIQYLKKAYDKLALPFEELLLENLPDLILIDFAPFWIPEIAAKYGVSTAFFSVYTASTLAYLGPPVELKNGTLRTRPEHFVHPPPWFNFHSLVAHRPDYAPTMMRNTHCPDASGVPSGQRIAKIVEGCKFVVVRSCNEFEEKYINLIEELYQRPVLPIGILPPAPETGTQPQTDSGWSYIFRWLNKQKSKSVVFVGFGSEYKMPIKQIHELACALELSEQPFLWILRKPEGVEYQEVLPTGFLSRVSNQGIVSLGWAPQQDILAHPSIGGCLFHSGWGTIIEALSFGHRLVLIPMVADQGLNAKLLVEKEIGHEVPRNEDGSFCKDIVANSIRLVMNTEEGEKLRLRTAQVQKIFSNHRVHDSYIDQFIQHIKRLEFQKGNEK; the protein is encoded by the coding sequence ATGGCCACCAAGAACTACCATGTGATGGTGTTCCCATGGTTAGCCTTTGGCCACATGCTACCGTTCCTTGAACTATCAAAGAAATTGGCAGCAAAAGGGACACGCGTTTCCTTTGTTTCCACCCCGAAAAACCTGCAGAGATTGCCCCCGGTTCATTCAAGTTTAGGAGATAAAATAAAGATGCTGGAGATCCCATTGCCATCGGTAGATGGCCTGCCAGTGAATTGTGAAGCCACCGTTGATCTTCAACCAGAGGAAATACAGTACCTGAAAAAGGCATATGACAAATTAGCCCTACCATTTGAAGAGTTGCTGCTTGAGAATTTGCCGGACTTGATATTGATCGACTTTGCTCCATTCTGGATTCCAGAAATTGCAGCTAAATATGGTGTGTCCACTGCCTTCTTTAGTGTGTACACTGCCTCAACATTAGCTTACCTGGGACCACCTGTTGAACTTAAAAATGGCACCCTACGTACCCGTCCTGAACATTTTGTACATCCTCCGCCTTGGTTCAACTTCCACTCTCTGGTAGCCCACAGGCCTGATTATGCACCAACAATGATGCGTAACACTCACTGTCCTGATGCATCTGGTGTACCCAGTGGCCAACGTATAGCCAAAATTGTGGAGGGATGTAAATTTGTTGTAGTGAGAAGTTGCAATGAGTTCGAAGAGAAATATATAAATCTAATTGAGGAACTCTATCAGAGACCAGTTTTACCTATTGGCATACTTCCACCAGCACCCGAAACTGGGACTCAGCCACAGACAGATTCAGGATGGTCTTATATTTTCAGATGGCTGAATAAACAAAAGTCCAAGTCTGTGGTATTTGTTGGCTTCGGAAGTGAGTATAAGATGCCTATCAAGCAAATCCATGAGTTGGCTTGTGCTCTCGAGCTTTCAGAGCAACCTTTTCTATGGATTCTGAGAAAACCAGAAGGCGTGGAGTATCAAGAAGTATTACCTACAGGTTTTCTCTCTCGAGTATCAAACCAAGGGATCGTTAGTCTTGGTTGGGCACCTCAACAGGATATACTAGCTCATCCTTCCATTGGAGGATGCCTTTTCCATTCTGGTTGGGGTACCATTATTGAAGCCCTTAGCTTTGGGCACCGTCTGGTTCTCATTCCAATGGTTGCTGATCAAGGACTCAACGCAAAGCTGTTAGTGGAAAAGGAGATAGGCCACGAAGTTCCAAGGAATGAAGATGGTTCCTTCTGCAAGGACATTGTAGCCAACTCAATAAGATTGGTGATGAATACTGAAGAGGGAGAAAAACTGAGGTTAAGAACAGCTCAAGTTCAGAAGATTTTTAGTAACCACAGGGTCCATGATAGTTACATAGACCAGTTCATCCAACACATCAAAAGGCTAGAGTTTCAGAAGGGTAATGAAAAGTAA
- the LOC104236118 gene encoding uncharacterized protein, which yields MNELPHSREIEMLSSTISSLNLPPRTQLSSSNPPFFPQRYNLAPFHNMTSSPFSGGFINLRVNSPTAIGSKRDSVNSGFYTLMEYMGKDGAADDLVLLFGHLEYASKKIAALVASPFNSSLSKNIVGTETSSSDRDKPKPLDLVSNEIILSSLRNSGKVAVMASEEDEGPVWITDDGPFVVVMDPLDGSRNIDASIPTGTIFGIYRRLMEIDHLPVEEKALLNCLQSGAKLVAAAYVLYSSATILCTSFGSGTHAFTLEHTTGDFLLTHPNISIPPRGQIYSVNDARYFDWPEGLRQYIDTIRQGKGKHPKKYSARYICSLVADFHRTLLYGGVAMNPRDHLRLVYEANPLSFLAEKAGGRGSDGKNRILSIQPVKLHQRLPLFLGSPDDIEELQSYGDVQQKVNPGYDV from the exons ATGAATGAGCTGCCACATAGCAGAGAGATAGAGATGCTATCATCAACCATTTCTTCCCTAAATTTGCCACCAAGAACCCAACTTTCCTCCTCAAACCCTCCATTTTTCCCTCAAAGATACAATCTTGCACCTTTCCACAATATGACATCTTCTCCATTTTCTGGAGGGTTCATTAACTTGAGGGTAAATTCACCAACTGCAATTGGCAGTAAAAGAGATTCTGTAAATAGTGGGTTTTATACATTGATGGAGTACATGGGCAAAGACGGAGCGGCTGATGACTTGGTATTGTTGTTTGGTCACTTAGAATATGCCTCCAAGAAAATTGCAGCACTTGTTGCTTCCCCTTTCAATTCCAGCCTCAGCAAGAATATTGTTGGCACTGAGACTTCTTCTTCTGATAGAGATAAGCCTAAGCCTCTTGATTTAGTCTCG AACGAGATTATATTGTCGTCTCTTAGAAATTCAGGAAAAGTTGCTGTAATGGCCTCAGAAGAAGATGAGGGTCCTGTGTGGATAACTGATGATGGACCCTTTGTGGTTGTCATGGATCCTTTAGATGGTTCCCGAAATATTGATGCCTCAATACCCACAGGGACGATATTTGGGATTTACAGACGTCTTATGGAAATTGATCATCTTCCAGTAGAGGAAAAGGCTTTGCTAAACTGCCTTCAGAGTGGAGCAAAGCTTGTTGCTGCAGCTTATGTTCTCTATTCGTCAGCCACAATACTCTGCACCAGTTTTGGTTCTGGAACGCATGCATTCACATTGGAGCATACAACCGGAGATTTCCTCTTGACACATCCTAACATCAGCATTCCACCTCGAG GGCAAATTTATTCAGTTAATGATGCTCGGTATTTTGACTGGCCTGAAGGTTTAAGACAGTATATTGACACCATAAGACAAGGGAAGGGAAAACATCCTAAGAAGTACTCAGCCAGATATATATGTTCTCTAGTGGCAGATTTTCATCGGACTCTTTTATATGGGGGAGTGGCAATGAATCCAAGGGACCACCTTCGTCTTGTTTATGAAGCAAATCCCCTGAGTTTCTTAGCGGAAAAGGCTGGGGGTAGAGGTTCAGATGGTAAAAACAGAATTTTATCTATTCAGCCTGTCAAGCTACACCAAAGACTTCCTCTATTTTTGGGTAGTCCAGATGATATAGAAGAATTACAGAGTTATGGGGATGTTCAGCAGAAAGTAAACCCTGGTTACGACGTTTAA
- the LOC138876976 gene encoding uncharacterized protein encodes MHHDRAKRNNLICFYKQHVYNSVSVCEDETITDLLLPPPTLPKRCRQIVVAAACRGMVCFSSASCSNSAVVWNIATREYRIFNGIGRGDIDGRSYYSIATGFTFLPIINDYKLVRVIIYANQTAYIKITRWNGDNSSIPAKEMLTDFPYSIVQHGHCLNANDAIHWLGHDKVGAVLSIVIVFDMVEEKFRQIATPFNQEKPIRHYHRKLALLKESTLAIFGSSVSSTGYLSFHIWALKNYRGVSESWAKQFTFEATSRLCYDLQPWGFWLNGEVVFYRMEETPGKMGLYDIHTNQIKDFSVDVDFDYLLYYSSIIHYKESLVPLPQMKKNKMTNNVCCNHCPFQIDQFNIN; translated from the coding sequence ATGCATCACGATCGAGCCAAGCGCAACAACTTGATATGTTTCTACAAACAACATGTATATAACAGCGTCTCAGTGTGTGAAGATGAAACTATTACCGATTTACTTTTACCTCCTCCTACTCTTCCTAAAAGATGTAGACAGATTGTTGTGGCAGCCGCTTGTCGAGGCATGGTATGTTTTTCATCTGCATCGTGCTCTAACTCAGCAGTGGTGTGGAACATTGCTACAAGAGAGTACAGGATTTTCAATGGTATCGGACGAGGAGATATAGATGGACGCTCTTATTACAGTATAGCTACAGGTTTCACCTTTCTTCCTATCATCAACGATTACAAGTTGGTTAGGGTCATAATCTATGCTAATCAAACTGCATATATTAAAATCACTAGGTGGAATGGTGATAATAGTAGTATCCCCGCAAAGGAAATGTTGACGGATTTTCCGTATAGTATAGTCCAACATGGGCATTGTTTGAATGCAAATGACGCTATTCATTGGTTAGGACATGATAAAGTTGGAGCGGTTTTGAGTATTGTAATTGTGTTTGATATGGTTGAGGAAAAATTTAGACAGATAGCAACACCATTTAATCAAGAAAAACCAATTAGACATTACCATCGAAAGCTTGCACTACTCAAGGAAAGTACATTAGCCATTTTTGGTTCTTCAGTTTCTTCTACAGGTTATCTGTCATTTCACATTTGGGCTCTCAAAAACTATCGAGGTGTTTCAGAATCTTGGGCTAAGCAATTCACATTTGAAGCCACCTCTCGACTATGTTATGACCTGCAGCCATGGGGTTTTTGGCTGAATGGTGAAGTGGTCTTCTATAGAATGGAAGAAACACCAGGAAAAATGGGATTGTACGATATTCACACCAATCAAATTAAAGATTTTTCTGTTGATGTTGATTTTGATTACTTATTGTACTACTCGTCAATCATCCATTACAAGGAGAGCCTTGTTCCACTTCCCCAGATGAAGAAGAATAAGATGACAAACAATGTCTGTTGTAATCATTGCCCTTTTCAAATTGATCAGTTCAACATCAACTAA